From one Luteipulveratus mongoliensis genomic stretch:
- a CDS encoding Rossmann-like and DUF2520 domain-containing protein, which translates to MTERDRPPSLRVGVIGCGRVGATMGAALRAAGHDVVAVSAVSEASRDRAATMLPGVEVCEVPDVVRRAELLLITVPDDEIASVVDGLAQLGSWDEPRIAVHLAGALGLDALQPVVERGGVALALHPAMTFTGTAKDLDRLAGCLFAVTATAETVLLGEALVLDIGGEPVHVAEEDRVRYHAALAHGSNHLVTLVSQSMQVLRDCGFDDPSRVLRLLLEASLDNALERGDRALTGPVARGDVSTVAAHLNALRDETPDVAAAYRAMARATAERAIARKALTPELVEPLLDVLGNP; encoded by the coding sequence GTGACAGAGCGAGACCGTCCCCCGTCCCTGCGCGTCGGCGTGATCGGATGCGGCCGCGTGGGCGCCACCATGGGCGCCGCGCTGCGAGCCGCCGGCCATGACGTCGTCGCCGTCTCGGCCGTCAGCGAGGCATCTCGGGACCGAGCCGCGACCATGCTGCCGGGCGTCGAGGTGTGCGAGGTGCCCGACGTCGTACGCCGTGCTGAGCTCCTGCTGATCACGGTGCCCGACGACGAGATCGCCTCTGTCGTCGACGGACTCGCGCAGCTCGGCAGCTGGGACGAGCCGCGGATCGCCGTCCATCTCGCGGGCGCGCTGGGTCTCGATGCGCTGCAGCCCGTCGTTGAACGCGGAGGGGTGGCGCTCGCGCTGCACCCGGCGATGACTTTCACGGGTACGGCGAAGGACCTCGACCGACTCGCGGGCTGCCTCTTCGCGGTGACCGCAACAGCAGAGACCGTCCTGCTGGGCGAGGCGCTCGTGCTCGATATCGGTGGCGAGCCGGTGCACGTCGCCGAGGAGGACCGCGTCCGTTACCACGCCGCGCTCGCGCACGGCTCGAACCATCTGGTGACTCTGGTCAGCCAGTCGATGCAGGTGCTGCGTGACTGCGGTTTCGATGACCCATCTCGTGTGCTGCGGCTGCTGCTCGAGGCGTCCCTCGACAACGCCCTCGAGCGCGGCGACCGCGCGCTCACCGGGCCGGTCGCCCGGGGCGACGTGAGCACCGTGGCGGCGCACCTCAATGCGCTGCGCGACGAGACGCCTGACGTCGCTGCGGCATACCGCGCGATGGCCCGGGCGACGGCCGAGCGCGCGATCGCTCGAAAGGCCCTGACGCCCGAGCTCGTCGAGCCTCTCCTGGACGTCCTCGGCAACCCCTGA
- a CDS encoding SAM-dependent methyltransferase, whose amino-acid sequence MPSQPWESAWQRALYGPHGFYRQDAGPAAHFATSAQGVPGVGSLLARAVSLLARRYDVTHVVEVGAGRGELLSSLHAVDPDLQLHGLDVVERPAVLPADIAWTVSPGGRALPDTPADLTDVLVIAHEWLDVVPMVVAEVGENGSLREVDVDADGNETLGSLVEDADLQWCQRYWPTLGDETIGRRVEVGRTRDGAWDDLCSRVRRGVVIGVDYGHREGDRPAYGTLTGYRDGGQVRPVPDGRCDITAHVAVDSLATSWTTTQRELFAELGLVAAPPAHALASSDPVAYLMALAERSAALAATASPGLGDFWWFAREIGATPTLVE is encoded by the coding sequence ATGCCGAGCCAGCCCTGGGAGAGCGCCTGGCAGCGCGCGTTGTACGGCCCGCACGGGTTCTACCGGCAGGACGCGGGGCCGGCGGCGCACTTCGCCACCTCCGCTCAAGGAGTGCCTGGCGTCGGCAGCCTCCTCGCGCGCGCCGTGAGTCTGCTGGCCCGGCGGTACGACGTCACGCACGTCGTCGAGGTCGGCGCCGGACGGGGCGAGCTGCTCAGCTCACTGCACGCCGTTGACCCTGATCTCCAGCTGCACGGGCTCGATGTCGTCGAGCGGCCGGCGGTGCTCCCGGCCGACATCGCGTGGACGGTCTCGCCGGGCGGCCGCGCTCTCCCAGACACGCCCGCCGATCTCACTGACGTGCTGGTCATCGCGCATGAGTGGCTCGATGTCGTACCGATGGTCGTCGCCGAGGTTGGCGAGAACGGCTCGCTTCGCGAGGTCGACGTCGATGCGGATGGGAACGAGACGCTCGGCTCCTTGGTCGAGGACGCGGATCTGCAGTGGTGCCAACGCTATTGGCCAACCCTCGGCGACGAAACCATCGGACGCCGCGTGGAGGTCGGACGCACGAGAGACGGCGCCTGGGACGACCTCTGCAGTCGCGTCCGACGAGGCGTCGTGATCGGGGTCGACTACGGCCATCGAGAAGGCGACCGGCCGGCGTACGGCACGCTGACCGGGTATCGCGATGGCGGGCAGGTACGACCGGTGCCCGACGGCCGCTGCGACATCACCGCGCACGTCGCGGTCGACTCGTTGGCGACGAGCTGGACGACCACGCAACGCGAGCTCTTCGCCGAGCTCGGCCTCGTTGCAGCGCCGCCCGCGCACGCACTCGCCAGCAGCGACCCGGTCGCCTACCTGATGGCCCTCGCCGAGCGGAGCGCTGCGCTGGCAGCGACCGCGAGTCCCGGACTGGGCGACTTCTGGTGGTTCGCCCGCGAGATCGGGGCCACGCCAACGCTGGTCGAGTAG
- a CDS encoding cytochrome P450 has translation MNRLDLSGAALADPYPVLADLRAEGPLVPSDGVLLATTRESCDAVLRDRRLGRIFAPRQPEAEWETFNWLHADSVLDSEPPKHTRLRRLVAAAFGRGHVARLAPRIQALCDELLEPAGPALGDGTWDVVTSYAEPLPVLVIAELLDWPVADRHLLRPWSQAIVKMYELAPTEEQQQEARKAASEFAEYVAALADSRVGGDGEDLLSDLVRVRDGSDRLSRTELVATVVLLLNAGHEASVNGFGNGLASLLAAPGQQAAARDAVQDPAQAALLVEEMLRHDPPLQYFERTATQDVELLGRTVHEGERVAALLGAAAHDPAAYDDPDTFRSARTGPPHLGFGAGIHFCLGAPLARLELQTSISTLLGRTSHLEVVSQVRRPTFVLRGYESLVLADA, from the coding sequence GTGAACCGTCTCGACCTGAGTGGTGCCGCGCTCGCGGACCCTTATCCGGTCCTGGCCGACCTGCGCGCTGAAGGGCCGCTCGTGCCGTCCGACGGCGTGCTCCTGGCCACGACCCGGGAGTCGTGCGACGCGGTGCTGCGCGACCGTCGCCTCGGCCGGATCTTCGCGCCGCGGCAGCCCGAGGCGGAGTGGGAGACCTTCAACTGGCTGCACGCCGACTCGGTGCTCGACTCCGAGCCGCCCAAGCACACCCGCCTGCGCCGACTGGTCGCTGCCGCCTTCGGGCGGGGCCACGTCGCGCGGCTCGCGCCTCGCATCCAGGCGTTGTGCGACGAGCTCCTCGAGCCCGCCGGCCCGGCGCTCGGCGACGGCACCTGGGACGTGGTGACGTCGTACGCCGAACCCCTGCCGGTTCTCGTCATCGCCGAGCTGCTCGACTGGCCGGTGGCCGACCGCCATCTGCTGCGTCCGTGGTCGCAGGCGATCGTCAAGATGTACGAGCTGGCGCCGACCGAAGAGCAGCAGCAGGAGGCGCGGAAGGCAGCGTCGGAGTTCGCGGAATACGTTGCGGCGCTTGCTGATTCGCGAGTGGGAGGTGACGGCGAAGACCTGCTGAGCGATCTCGTACGCGTCCGCGACGGCAGTGACCGGCTGAGTCGCACCGAGCTGGTGGCGACTGTGGTGCTGCTGCTCAACGCCGGCCATGAGGCTTCGGTCAACGGCTTCGGCAACGGCCTCGCGTCGCTGCTGGCCGCACCCGGTCAGCAAGCGGCTGCACGCGACGCCGTGCAGGATCCCGCGCAAGCGGCACTGCTGGTCGAGGAGATGCTGCGGCACGACCCGCCGCTCCAGTACTTCGAACGCACCGCGACGCAAGACGTCGAGCTCCTCGGTCGTACGGTCCACGAGGGCGAGCGGGTCGCGGCGCTGCTGGGTGCGGCGGCTCATGATCCTGCGGCGTACGACGACCCGGACACCTTCCGCAGCGCGCGAACAGGCCCGCCACACCTGGGTTTTGGTGCAGGCATCCACTTCTGCCTCGGCGCCCCGCTGGCCCGTCTTGAGCTGCAGACCAGCATCAGCACGCTGCTCGGTCGTACGTCCCACCTGGAGGTCGTCAGCCAGGTGCGACGACCGACCTTCGTGCTGCGCGGTTACGAGTCCCTCGTCCTCGCCGACGCCTAG